GACGAGAATCATAGAAAAACAGACAAAGGCGGTTGAGAAGATTTCTCCAGCCATAATATTGCATCTCCATTGATGATAATTAAGGCTTATTGTATCGGATGGTTGACACCGACTATAGTAGTTTGAACGCTAAACTTGATTTATGTCCAATTTTGCTGAACTCGGACGTTTATTTTTTGAGGGGATAGAAGTTTATCCCCAGATTGCTTATCGCCGAATTAATGATGTTACGGTTCATCTGGATATCTATAAACCCAGAAACCTAAGAGGAAAGAATAAAACCCTGGTGGCGATTCATGGAGGGGGGTGGATATCAGGAACAAAGGAAGAAGTTCTTCCGCAACTGATTCCGTTTTTAACTCAAGGATGGTCTATTGTTAATGTTGAATATCG
The sequence above is drawn from the Planktothrix serta PCC 8927 genome and encodes:
- the petM gene encoding cytochrome b6-f complex subunit PetM, giving the protein MAGEIFSTAFVCFSMILVGLCGGFLLLKIQGGE